gagggggaacagaacttgtataaattttggctctgaccacccgggggcaggaggggcggggcccaataggggaaatagaggtaaatctttaaatcgctactagtcatagagttatgtatggattgtaaccaaaattagccacaaacatccttgggagaaggggaacagaacttgtataaattttggctctgatcccccaggggcaggaggggcggggcccaataggggaaatagaggcaaatcccttaaatcgctactagtcatagagttctgaatggattgtaaccaaatttggccacaaacatccttgggggaaggggaacagaacttgtataaattttagctctgatcccccaggggcaggaggggcggggcccaataggggaaatagaggtaaatcctataaatcgctacttgttctagaattctgcatggattgtaaccaaatttggccacaaacatccttgggggaaggggaacagaacttgtataaattttggctctgatcccccaggggcaggaagggcggggcccaataggggaaatagaggcaaatcccTTAAaccgctactagtcatagagttctgcatggattgtaaccaaatttggccacaaacatcctttggggaaggggaacagaacttgtataaattttggctctgatcccccaggggcaggaggggcggggcccaataggagaaatagaggtaaatcctttaaatcgctactagtcatagagttctgaatggaattaaccaaatttggccacaaacattctttggggaaggggaacaggacttgtataaattttggctctgactcccccgggggcaggacgggtggggcccaataggggaaatagaggtaaatcctataaatcactacttgtcctagagttttgcttggattgtgaccaaatttggccataaacatccttgggggaaggggaacagaaattgtataaattttggctctgaccccctgggggcaggaggggtggggcccaataggggatttagaggttaatattaaaattccttcagaaaagaaaccatgaacctgtattcagaacattacttggcattacaaaccaggtgagcgatacaggccctctgggcctcttgttcataatTCAATTGAAGAATTAATCAAGTTTTTATTATTCAGCAAAAGATATTCTCTTTAGTACATTAATGCagtaatatgaatttaaggcaaagcctcagaagaggaaaattattgtaaatatagtTAGGATTAAAACCTCATGATCAGAATgagattaaaatgtttaaacttgCAATTGTACTACGAAAATTTATTCTTGAATAGAGTCTACAATTCTTCAACACTGTTGGTGTGTGTTGTGTCTAGCAAGATATTGACAATTTGACAGTCGTCATATACACgtcagaaagaaatatattcAACTGTAATAGTTTCGATCTTGTTTCTCTCAAAgttggcaacatgccatgcaTAAAAATGGGCAGGAATTAAATATGTGTTGTAATCTTTGGCATCAAGATACATGATGTCACGGCTGATCTTCGTTAAAAGTCACacgggtcaaaatgactaaagtCTACTAATAGGCTCAGAGAGCTGATGTTGGGCCTGTGACATAGGTATTGGGATGAAGGGGTATCATGTTTGTTCaaacgaatgaccttgaccttcactcaaggtcacatgggtcaaaatTGCTAAAAATGTCTTGTGATCAGGCCAAAAGACCTGATAATGAGAccgtgacatgctggaatgaagggctaccatgtttcattcaaggtcacaggggtcaaaatggctaaaattctTAAAGaacttgtaaataactaaggGACCTAAATACCTGACATTGCGtctaacatgctgggatgaagggatatCAAGTTCAAACAAATTGTTCAAACCAATGACCTAGTCtttcattcaagttcacagcTGTCAAATAGAGCAGAAGCTTACAACTGCTGGAGATTTCCTAGTCTACAATCCTTGAATTATTAGCTGAAGAGAATGTGAACATTTTCAGCCTATTTGAAACTTTTTTGCCCTACGTATACGTACCGTTTACGTTGACTATGCTGTATGTCAGTAGTCAGATGACCTTTGAAGCTCATATAGGCCTGTAAATCTTTAATCTTTTAATCActaattttgacatattttttttcagagagCTGCCTTCCATTTGAGGTGATAATTGCCATAGATATCAATACTACAGCAAACAAGGCTTACAGACATGCATTTCCCGCCACCAAACTCTCAGAATGTGGAATCGAGGTACTTTGAATAAGCACTTTGACTAAAGGAACTTGGTTATATTTTTAGTATCTGTTCTTCCATCATCTCACAGTCTGTCATCCGGAATGATCTTGTCCTACTCTTACATGTACTTTCCAATATCTTTTGCGTAAGGCTATAAGGTCTTTTGTCTCAGGGATCTCTATGCATTCTTATATGTTCCACACTGAAACATCACACAGGTCTATCTAATAATTAGCAGGAAAAAACTTCAAAGGAATTCAATtccatttcaacaaattttatgaCATATGGTGGTACAGTTAATATGATGACATATGGTGGTACAGTTAATATGATCAAATAACTGGCTAAGCCTAATATACACGTTCTCTTTAGTTCCTCAAATTGTCTTGTTCCTTGTGTATTGTGTCGTAGAGACATCAAATTGTCTTGTTCCTTGTGTATTGTGTCGTAGAGACATACTGATCATTTTGTGTTGTAGACACTGACAGTACAACAGTTAGATGAGTGGAACGTTGACATGATCGTTATGAGTCCACCTTGTCAACCATTTACACGTGTAGGTAAAAAACTGGATACAGAAGATCTGCGAAGCAAGTCCTTCCTCCACCTTCTACGTTTGCTGCCAAAGTAAGGCGACATTAATACTATAGAGAAtgattattgataaataaagaaTATCAATGTAACAGAGGAGGATAAAAGGGAGCATCCAGGTCATGGTTCAAACCCAGGTCATGGTTCAAACCCAGGTCATGGTTCAAACCCAGGTCATGGTTAAACCCAGGTCATGGTTCAACCAGTCATGGTTCAAACCAGGTCATGGTTCAAACCAGGTCATGGTTCAAACCAGGTCATGGTTCAAACCCAGGTCATGGTTTCAAACCCTGGCATGGTTCAAACCCGTAGGTCATGGTTCAAACCCAGTCATGGTTCAAACCCAGGTCATGGTTAAACCCAGGTCATGGTTCAAACCAGGTCATGGTTAAACCAGGTCAGGTTAACCAGCATCAAACCCAGGTCATGGTTCAAACCCAGGTCATGGTTCAAACCCAGGTCATGGTTCAAACCCAGGTCATGGTTCAAACCCAGGTCATGGTTCAAACCCCCAGGTTCATGGTTAAACCCAGGTCATGGTTCAGGTTCAAACAGTCATGGTTAACCCAGGTCATGGTTCAAACCCCAGGTCATGGTTCAAACCCAGGTCATGGTTCAAACCCAGGTCATGGTTCAAACCCAGGTCATGGTTCAAACCCAGGTCATGGTTCAAACCCAGGTCATGGTTCAAACCCAGGTCATGGTTCAAACCCAGGTCATGGTTCAAACCCAGGTCATGGTTCAAACCCAGGTCATGGTTCAAACCCAGGTCATGGTTCAAACCCAGGTCACGGTTCAAACCCAGTTCACGGTTCAAACCCAGGTCACGGTTCAAACCCAGGTCATGGTTCAAACCCAGGTCAGGTTCAAACCAGCGGTTCAAACCCAGGTCATGGTTCAAACCCAGGTCATGGTTCAAACCCAGGTCATGTTTCAAACCCAGGTCATGGTTCAAATCCAGGTCACGGTTCAAACCCAGGTCATGGTTCAAACCCAGGTCATGGTTCAAATCCAGGTCATGGTTCAAACCCAGGTCACGGTTCAAACCCAGGCCCTATAAAATCTAGAAGGATACTCTATCATGTAAATAATAGATTGATTTCCTCATTGCCATTTATGTTTTGAGCTTCCAGCTATAGTGTTTGAATACTGGTATCTTCTCTATAAACTGAATGCATTTgaaagatacatatatacatgtacatatatacctgTGCCAATATATAAAAAGATTATGAAATGTATTGTATAAGTTGATTATTAGCTGAACACTTTGTTGTATCAATTGATTATCAAATGATAGCTTTTAAAAAGATTATAGGATGACATTTAAATTCCAAatttatgtctatatatatatatacacaaatgtatCAGAATAATATTGAACAACATGTAGACATAAGCATTAGCAAGtgttttacaaatgtatatacataaatgaaatgaaaaaaactcaagactttttttatatatataccttcgCAAGGAACATTGattttttagtatatatatatatatatataccatactcGACTCAATAAGCGCCTAGGGTGTTTAACAATTTCAAAAGTACTAATAAGAGGAAATTATTGCAACTCTATACGGTTTTTGGTCTATATTTATGCCTTGGCAATTGAAATCAAGGCCtcaaaaatggggaggggcacttatagggacatgggcgcttattggttGGAATACGGTATATGTATATCCGTATCTATGTGCATGTTTCAAACATGAGAGAATAAGGGAGATTCTACATTGACTTTATACTTTTACCACCATATATGGGACAGtaacaagggagacaactcatcCATGGCTATAGATCTAGACTTTTAAGTAACATGTACTTGCTGTGATATTTCAGACTAACAAACTGCCCATCATATATACTGGTGGAGAATGTGAAAGGATTTGAGTTGTCACAGACAAGGGATTGCCTCGTACAAACTCTGCACAGTTGTAAATTTAACTTTCAGGTGAGACTGACACTAGTGGGAGTGAATTGTTATTCATGATAGCTAAGTGCATATGTGTCAAAAAGAGCAATATCAAAAGTCTCCTTTCTTTCCCCTCTCCTTCTTTCATCAATTCCTCCCATCTCAGTTTTTTCCTAAAGAAGCACCTATCATTTTGTTTCTTATTGTCAAACCTAGTTAGttcagaaatatatttacagtatatgtattGTATGCTTTAAGattgcaatattttgttttagatatatGTAATAAATTGGAATAACATAAGGTTTAAACTGATATTAAAAGATCATTGCTTTGTCAACACATATAGAGGGTTTAGTAAGAGATGCTATTTCCTGCAATACAGAgaacataatacaaaatagattTTAATCATCTGcttcatttgttttgtttatttaaggaATGCTTGTTGACCCCACTGCAGTTTGGAATTCCTAACTCCAGACTTCGTTACTACCTAATTGCAAAGAGAGCTCcattaaagttttgttttaaaactagTGATAaggtaaatgttttaaacaaacCTTATTTAAGGTAGCTACAATGTGGGAACATTTATCCTATTACTTCTGCACTGTAACTGACTgactaaatatatatctatatacctaagtatttaaagattttatttgcTGTATGCACTGTAACTGGTtgactatatatatctatatacctaagtatttaaagattttatttgcTGTATGCACTTTAATTGGCTGACTATATACCTagatatttaaagattttattggCAAGTAACAGTTTCAAGTATAAAAAAGTCAAGGTTATCGATTGAAGTTCCAAATACAAAAAGGTTTATGTGTGTAGTCTTAGTTTTAACTTTACTGAACATATTTCTAAATAGAAACATCATCTGTTTTACTTTACGTCAGATTCTAGATACAGTACCGAACTTTGCAACAAGATGGCTGTCATACAAATTACATAAAAGACGTAGCAGCAAAGGAAACTTGTGTTCTACTGACACTGAACAGACTGCAGGTACTTCTACATCAACTTCTGTTAGTACGGATACATGTACAACACAGACCGTAGGAGCTACTTCATCAACCTCTGTTACCACGAACACCACACAGATGTTTGGAGCTATTTCCTTGTCAACTGTTGCCACAGAAACTGCAGTTACCCCTGAAATCACGCCATCTACTGATATCAGCATCGATAGTAACAACAGCATTGAAATGTGTTCACAAAACTGTTCAGAAAATCAAAGTAGACAATTTCCTGAGacagaaacaaaacattcaAATCTTTGTTCAAGTTTGTCTGAGGAGAGTGACAACGGAGATAAATACAAGGCACTTCTCAAGTATGGCCATAACATGAGACAGCTGGAGAGTGATGTCCGTAAACTCTCCGAGGACTGTGAAAGTCTCGGACAGTTTCTAGAACAACAAGAGTCAGATTATTTTGATGCATTTCGACTTACAGACAAAGAGTTAGGGCGGTTTATTGTGATGGATATTGTCCACCCCTGTCTCACCAAAACTGTCTGCTTTACCAAGAGGTCAGATCTGTTTTATTAACAAGTTACCGTAATCGActcaataagcgcccatgtccctataagcgcccctccccctttttgaggcctcaattttaattgcccaggcataaataaggaccaaaactagataaaacggtatagatttgcaataattttgacttattagcaccttttcatttttatcaattttttaagcgccctggaggcttattgggtcgaatactgTACCTTAGATACATATGACTGTTTATTTCTGGTATGATTATTAATGTAATCAGTTAAAAGTAAACATATGTgaataatcttttattttagCCAAAagcaatttgaaatatttactgatatatttCACAGTTTTACAGCAGCAGTAGTATTGATAGCTTTCTTTTTGATCGACACAGATATGGACACTTCATGGAGGGAGCTGGCTCTATCGTTCAGATGACAACAGACGTTGAGGTATGTAGTTCATACCCAGTAGGCTGAAGTCAGATTGAGCACTTCAAATCCTAAATACTCTCCAGGTCTTGTGAAAAATCTGTAAGTCATTGAGATTTTGGCTGTACTTGTGGTTTATCAGTGACGATGACATTTACAGGTGAAAATGGGCACAAAGGTTCCTCATATGAGACATTGACATCTAAGTTTTAAAGACGGAtcattttatgtcatttttcaaAAGCATCTAAATACCTAcatacaaaattgaaataaacattAGTTCATTGTAATGAATGTATGAAAGAAAGTATTTTTATCATCTTTTTTCTCAGGCTGTGAAGAGAGCTAGCGAGTTTAAAGACCGGGCCCAGGAACTACAGAATCGTGACGAGTGGGGAGAAGTAGAGCTATCCATTATCAGGGATTTACAGCTGCGATACTTTACCCCTCGGGAGATTGCCAACCTCCTGTGCTTCCCTCAAAATTACAGTAAGTATAGTGCATGTAAGGTTGGTGCTCATTAACTGACACTGACATAAATTCAGCGTTTTGTTTAAAGTCAAAAATTGACATTATTCAAAACGGTAATGCaactgtaaacatacatatcTTAGCGCTCGATCTTCACAGCAGAATtaagaattattttgataatatatgATTTTGTCCACACAGCCATTATGGTGTTAGTACAAATTCAACATTGCACTAACTTGTACAACTTTAAACTTACCAGCTGGTATAGGTGGTATATGGCTTCAATTGTTTCCAAGAATTTGGCCATTTTTATGGGACTATTAATGGATACAACTCTGACTTCTGTGTAAACCCAAAACTTAACAGATATTTCGATAAAAGTTTTGTGATTCTAGTAAAAAGTAATCTGATAAACTAGCGATAGTACGAACATCTATCTGAAACAAGAGCACAGTGGATGCAGACTCTTAAATAATGACTTGAATTCATCTGATTTACTAAACTGGATGTTAGCACTCATACTATTTGGGTTGAGTAGTACAAATATTTGAAGGAgcttgtacatgtgtacatgttcATACAATTTTTAAGGGTATTTGACAGATATTCAATGGATATTTTACTTGTGTACTCATCTTAACTGAAGCACTAAATTTAGCATCCAGGTTCCTAAGAACAGCACCCTGAATCACTCAATACCCCTCTTTTATTCACAATAATATGATCAATATCCAATAATGccacatgtaaatataaatggtttTCTTTCAGGTTTTCCACAAGATTTGTCCAGAATCCAGGCCTACAGGTTGCTAGGCAACAGTTTGAATGTCCATGTGGTGTCGGTCCTGTTGAGGATGTTAGTTGAGGGGGACACCTGATAGGGACTGGTGAAATTGTAATGGATGTATATAGGATCTGTAAGCTATTACTGGATGAAACAGGTCTCTCATTAATGCTCGCATTCTATGACACTTCTCATTAAATGTGATCTTAGTTACTATAAACTGATGCATACCAGCATTTTAAATACAGCCTGAATTCTCAGCTACCACCAGTCTTCCTTGTGTCCATTACCATATACAGCATATATTTATTGGATGCAAAGATCAGTGGTTCTGAATATGCTATAAAAGtgcaataaaattgtttgaagtGATTTTTGATTGGTAATCTTGTTTTCTTTTGATTGGTAATCTTGTTTTCTTTCACAAACTAACAACTGGAATGTTTCTTTGACATTTGTAAAGGAAACCTATGGtcatagttacctcccttatatatattatgtcgAATCTAAGAAAATTTTATCAAGAGTACCATTATGATATACCACTCATATGCCTGCATACATATGTTACAAATCATAAAACCCATATGATGATTATTACTTTTGTTGAATAAAAGTGTTTCTGATCATTCTTTTTATTGGTAACACAAACAAGTTACATGTCCAGAATCGTATATTATTTCCTGGTCTAAGATTTGATAATCATGAAATGCTGAACATTGAGAAACCTACGTAGTGTACGTAACATGTATTCGGACGCAAACTACATACAACAGATGaagataattaaaataagatatttctGTTTAGACACTCTAAAAGAAACAACACTAGATCTatccatgtaaatattttattcttgGGTCTGTAAACATGCAATATGAAGATACACATGTTGGAATATGGTATATCACTTAAATTCGAGTATTAAATGCAATTTCTTCACTAATTAAATGAGCTGCGCTCTTAGAAGGCTTTGCCATAATttatattaagatatacttgtcagcgaactcttgtgatagaggtgccttggtaacgttattctatgtaaattaTCCAATATATGTCAAGTATAATAAATATGACTATAGCTTTATTACACTCCTTGTTAGTAAGCTTAAGGCCAACATCAAGCACACTGGCATATATTTCTGGTCTATCCTTACCATGAACTTGGAGGTCTTTTCAAATACAgtcaaacaaaaatcataacaGATAAGCCaaacatcatatttttatatcatttccTTTATTTATAAAAACGTCCAAGCTTGAATCCTATACCTAACTGGCTATGTGACACCACAAGGACAAACATACATGTCAATGATTTCTGTCATATGTAGGTATATTTCACAGCCCTGCTGTCCGCatgatattatttcaaacatctGTTAGGATTTAACAAGATATTTTAGAGgcataatttgaaaataatatagaTCCAGGAACTCGTTCTGGAACAATAGATTTCTTATGCACATTGTAATGATAAAATAAGGTATTAGCGTTATTTTCCTACCAGTAGGatattttttttggttttaaaGTTTTCAATGGATACATATGAGAGAACCCTTGTCTACCAAAAATGTATGTGTAGTGATAAAAACATGTTACAGGTCTAGTTAGAAAACTGGGAACTGATTTTAATTCTAATCCACTTTCTGATGTTTTAGATAAGAAAGTACTAGTTCACATATGGTTCTATAAACAGAGACAAGTTCAGATATGTTGTTCTGAAACAATACCATGCGTGAACAGGAAGTTGTCATCAATGCTAGTCCTAAATAACACAATAAATGAGCACACACTGTGGAGAATGGTATTCtatatgtaaaaagaaagtAAAAAATCAACAACACAAAAAACACAATAAATGTGAGTATATTATAAACGCCCTCCTCTGCAGTGAGACTTGCACCAGTGAAGTGTCATATTCCAGTACCAAATTGAAGAAGGTCAATTTACATGTAGATAGATTTGAGATTTAATGgccaaaatttaaataaaacttaaaacttAAGAAATTTGTTTTACCCACAAATCTTTTGACACAATAGTGTTGGTATTTTTCAGCATCTAATGAGTGCACTTGTATTAATAAGCTGAGATCAAGAATGGAAAGTTTAGGAAAATAAGTTTAATTTGGTACCAGTATTTTGATTACTCATATCTTGGattatatacaaatttataCACAAAGTTTATGTTGTTAAAATCACCACATCAACAAACAGCATAACAGGAAAAACAAACACATCTACTAAGTACCGCGTATAGTAGTGATGAGATAAATGCAGA
The DNA window shown above is from Argopecten irradians isolate NY chromosome 8, Ai_NY, whole genome shotgun sequence and carries:
- the LOC138330026 gene encoding tRNA (cytosine(38)-C(5))-methyltransferase-like isoform X1 — protein: MKALRVLELYSGIGGMHCALTESCLPFEVIIAIDINTTANKAYRHAFPATKLSECGIETLTVQQLDEWNVDMIVMSPPCQPFTRVGKKLDTEDLRSKSFLHLLRLLPKLTNCPSYILVENVKGFELSQTRDCLVQTLHSCKFNFQECLLTPLQFGIPNSRLRYYLIAKRAPLKFCFKTSDKILDTVPNFATRWLSYKLHKRRSSKGNLCSTDTEQTAGTSTSTSVSTDTCTTQTVGATSSTSVTTNTTQMFGAISLSTVATETAVTPEITPSTDISIDSNNSIEMCSQNCSENQSRQFPETETKHSNLCSSLSEESDNGDKYKALLKYGHNMRQLESDVRKLSEDCESLGQFLEQQESDYFDAFRLTDKELGRFIVMDIVHPCLTKTVCFTKRYGHFMEGAGSIVQMTTDVEAVKRASEFKDRAQELQNRDEWGEVELSIIRDLQLRYFTPREIANLLCFPQNYSFPQDLSRIQAYRLLGNSLNVHVVSVLLRMLVEGDT
- the LOC138330026 gene encoding tRNA (cytosine(38)-C(5))-methyltransferase-like isoform X2, which codes for MHFPPPNSQNVESRLTNCPSYILVENVKGFELSQTRDCLVQTLHSCKFNFQECLLTPLQFGIPNSRLRYYLIAKRAPLKFCFKTSDKILDTVPNFATRWLSYKLHKRRSSKGNLCSTDTEQTAGTSTSTSVSTDTCTTQTVGATSSTSVTTNTTQMFGAISLSTVATETAVTPEITPSTDISIDSNNSIEMCSQNCSENQSRQFPETETKHSNLCSSLSEESDNGDKYKALLKYGHNMRQLESDVRKLSEDCESLGQFLEQQESDYFDAFRLTDKELGRFIVMDIVHPCLTKTVCFTKRYGHFMEGAGSIVQMTTDVEAVKRASEFKDRAQELQNRDEWGEVELSIIRDLQLRYFTPREIANLLCFPQNYSFPQDLSRIQAYRLLGNSLNVHVVSVLLRMLVEGDT